A DNA window from Parabacteroides johnsonii DSM 18315 contains the following coding sequences:
- a CDS encoding glycosyltransferase family 2 protein, which translates to MKKLAVIVPCYNEELVIAESYRRTREALQKLPVLTEIIYINDGSRDRTRLMLDEIASSDPQVKVIHFSRNFGHQPAVTAGINNCDADLAVILDADMQDPPELIPSILELQEKEQANVVYCVRKSREGEGLFKKVTAKAFYRMLNYMSDVNFPLDTGDFRLIDRKVMDQFDRFQERGKYIRGLISWVGFKQVPFYYEREARIAGETKYPFSKMWKFATTAMLYFSKKPLRLATSLGFIAVLVGIILAVWFTLGKIYGFSNAETGWTSIMTSVIFFGGVQLLTVGVLGQYVGILFDEIKARPEYIIDEKKNF; encoded by the coding sequence ATGAAGAAACTTGCGGTCATAGTCCCTTGTTATAACGAGGAGTTAGTTATTGCCGAATCATACCGGCGTACACGGGAGGCGTTGCAGAAGCTCCCTGTTTTAACGGAAATTATCTATATCAACGACGGCAGTAGGGACCGGACGCGTCTGATGTTGGACGAGATCGCGTCTTCCGATCCGCAGGTGAAGGTGATCCATTTCTCCCGTAACTTCGGACATCAGCCGGCTGTTACGGCAGGTATCAATAATTGTGATGCCGACTTGGCTGTCATCCTGGATGCCGATATGCAGGATCCTCCCGAACTCATCCCTTCCATTCTTGAATTGCAGGAAAAAGAACAGGCGAACGTGGTTTATTGCGTCCGTAAGTCCCGCGAAGGGGAAGGGCTTTTCAAAAAAGTGACAGCGAAAGCTTTTTACCGTATGCTGAACTATATGAGTGATGTGAATTTCCCGTTAGATACAGGTGATTTCCGCCTGATAGACCGGAAGGTGATGGATCAGTTCGACCGTTTTCAGGAGCGGGGAAAATATATTCGCGGACTGATCAGTTGGGTTGGATTCAAACAGGTTCCTTTTTATTATGAACGGGAGGCACGCATCGCCGGAGAGACAAAATACCCGTTCAGCAAGATGTGGAAGTTTGCTACCACCGCCATGCTTTATTTCTCCAAGAAGCCGTTGCGCCTGGCGACAAGCTTGGGTTTTATAGCCGTATTGGTCGGTATCATACTGGCCGTCTGGTTCACCTTAGGTAAGATATACGGCTTTAGTAATGCAGAAACAGGCTGGACCTCTATCATGACCTCCGTTATTTTCTTTGGAGGTGTCCAATTGTTGACGGTCGGTGTGTTGGGCCAGTATGTCGGCATCTTGTTTGACGAGATCAAAGCACGTCCGGAATATATTATCGACGAGAAAAAGAATTTCTGA
- a CDS encoding GtrA family protein, which translates to MEETVKQAIKYGIVGVSNTVITAVVIWIMMKLFGCSDVVSNMVGYIAGVLNSFIWNKQWTFRSSAGWIGSAARFGVVFGVCYLLQLGLLVYVLNPLLSIDPYYNQLIAMAFYTVINFIMNKFYTFKA; encoded by the coding sequence ATGGAGGAAACAGTCAAGCAAGCCATTAAATATGGTATAGTGGGAGTGAGTAATACGGTGATAACCGCCGTTGTCATCTGGATCATGATGAAGTTGTTCGGATGTTCGGATGTCGTTTCGAACATGGTCGGTTATATAGCAGGCGTATTGAATAGTTTTATATGGAATAAGCAATGGACATTCCGGAGTTCGGCTGGATGGATCGGCAGTGCCGCTCGTTTCGGAGTCGTGTTCGGGGTGTGCTATTTGTTACAATTGGGGCTTTTAGTGTATGTCCTGAATCCACTCCTATCGATCGATCCTTATTATAACCAATTGATAGCAATGGCTTTTTACACGGTGATTAATTTTATCATGAATAAGTTTTATACGTTTAAGGCTTAA